The Dunckerocampus dactyliophorus isolate RoL2022-P2 chromosome 14, RoL_Ddac_1.1, whole genome shotgun sequence genome includes the window agagaatagTCAGTTggtatgagaaaaacagacCTATTTGCTTCTTGATGCACCTTGTATATAGTTTGATCGACAATAGGCATAATGTAGCgagtttaaacccgacattactcaccactgacCCGGGCTAGTTCGTTTGTCTTACAGCCAATGATGTTTTGCCGTCCCGTGGaagtttctcacgctttgcaaatgtttcaaacagcgGTGAATGTTTCAGGAAGCTGTGATGTTGTAAAAATTGTTCTTCAAATAATCCTATTAAAAACTTtaccggttctgtgccaccatgggaaaTTTGTTCATGACAAGTCTTGCACTCGGCTGCAGTGTCTTTTCTGGACTTTAacggaaaacagacacacacgacTGACATCACTCATACTCTTTGATAAACAAGGTAGCACACACTGTTGTTCACGTGGGCTCTGGAGATTCAGCATTCGTGACTCTGCAGGGCCacgaatgctgaattgcaacaaGGTGTGAATCCACTCCATTAACCAAACAAGGTTGTGAAATGAAGCTGCAATAGTATGACTGGCGCTCCCTATGATACTTGTTGACATGAATAACAAAGTGACACATGGCATTCTGGCAATGTAAAACTATAGCACTTTCACGGTTTTGGTACCACCACAGAATGTGTACTCTTCTTCTGCAACGTGTTGAAGCAGACAACCATAAGGACAAGAAGCACGTGCACTGTTTGCTGGTGAACGTCATTATGCAAACATTGCTTTAAGGTGTCATGACTACACGAGAGTTGTTTTTGAATGATTAAATATTGCTGAATCGATGTACCATGCCCATTTTGGTTAAGGATGTTGACATTGACGGTGTGTCCAAAAAAAGTGCTTGTTGACAGCATCAAAAGTGGGTGTATGATGTCTGTCCATACACAGTTTGCATTGCAAATCACTTACTTGCTTTTGAGGCTTGCTAAAATGACCAGATCAGCTCTGGAGCTATATGTTCCTAAAAGACATATGTGCATTAATCACTTACTTCCTTGTGTTACCATTCACATTTCTCATCTTGTGCTCATCCCTCTGCAGCAAAGTGAAGAGTGGATGGGAGGCGATGACGAGCCTTTGACCGGCTTCACTTGGAGAGGAGGCTGCGAGAGGGAGACCACGGGGATCCAGGTGTGGAGCGAAGTCTTTGTGGTGGACAGGCCGGATGGCAGCAAGGTAGGACTTTTTGTGAGGATGCATTTGATTTCATGGGGTGCGTCACTACGACTGTCACATTCCTAGGTGGCCGTCCTCCTGGTGGACACCCAGGGAGCCTTCGACAGCCAGTCCACCATCAAGGACTGTGCCACAGTGTTTGCCCTCAGTACAATGACCAGCTCTATGCAGGTTTGTCATgaaacgaaaaaaaaacatttagggAACATGCTCTACTTCACCTTCTGTGTGTTCATTCCTTGTCAGGTGTATAATCTCTCGCAGAACATTCAGGAGGACGACTTACAGCATCTTCAGGTATGTGTCATcttttacatacagtaataaATGTTCTTGAGTGAGTTTGCTCTTTTGTCTTCATCTCCATTTGTCTTTGTCTCTATGCAGCTCTTCACAGAGTACGGCCGCCTCGCCATGGAAGAGATCTACTTGAAACCTTTCCAGGTACCCACAACTTACAACAACATAGCTTACtagtattttcattttgttgaaataatgtttgctttgtttatCAGTCCCTCATGTTCCTGATTCGCGACTGGAGTTTCCCCTACGAACACAGCTACGGCCTGGAAGGAGGCGACGCCTTCTTGGAAAAACGACTTCAGGTGAGTCATCCTGACAGCAAAACCTCTAAACAGGCAGTGATGAGTGTGATGTCATCGGCTCTAACAGGTCAAGCAGCACCAACACGAGGAGTTGCAGAACGTCCGGAAGCACATCCACTCCTGCTTCTCCAACATCGGCTGCTTCCTGCTGCCTCACCCGGGCCTCAAGGTGTCCACCAACCCTTACTTTGATGGCCGGCTGAGAGGTGGGAACGTCCTACCAGTGAACAAGTGTTGACGTTTTGCATGCCAAGAGGGAAAACCATCTTTGTTTTGTAGACATTGATGGGGATTTTAAGGACCAGTTGTCCCAGCTGGTCCCTCTCCTCCTGGCGCCCGAGCGGCTTGTGGAGAAGGAGATTGGAGGCAACAAAGTCACGTGTAGAGATCTTGTGGAGTACTTCAAGGTGAGGAAGGAGCCCTCTTCCTACTACTACGAATATAAACCTGTCCACTCCAATGTCTCTTCAGGCATACATAAAGATCTACCAAGGTGAAGAGCTGCCTCATCCAAAGTCAATGCTGCAGGTTGGTGTCGTTTTCAACTTCAGCCTGTTTGCGCCATACAatctcaatgttttgtttttttttttgccgtttcCAAGGCGACGGCAGAAGCAAACAACCTGACTGCTGTAGCAGGAGCCAAAGACATGTACAGCAAGAACATGGAACAGGTGAGGGTGGTGTTGAGATGTAACACACTGCAAATCTGAAACCAAGGCCATTGTATCATACAGCATGTTGTAGGACATAAATTAGCAATATCTGACATTTATCTGACTGTTGTGGCCACAACTTTAGTTCCACCTGCACTAATCCAATACAAGCTGTGCCTTTTACATTCAGTTGACAAGGTCATAGTGGTAGGGATTGAACAATTTCATAAAATAGACCCGCTCACCTGTTCTTTTCTTGCCAGGTATGTGGCGGTGACAAGCCCTATATCGCCCCCGCCGACCTGGAGCGCTGCCATGAGGAGTTCCGTGAGCACTCAGTGCGCTACTTCCGCTCGGTGAAGAAGATGGGCGGCGAGGAGTTCTGCCAGCGCTACCAGAGCCAGCTGGAGGCCGAGCTGGATGAGGCCTTCGGCAACTTCTGCAAGCACAACGACGGCAAGAACATCTTCTACGCCGCACGCACGCCCGCCACACTCTTCGCTGTCATGTTCGTGGCCTACATGGTGTCCGGCGTGACGGGCTTCATCGGCCTGAGCACGCTGGCGGCGCTGGCCAACCTGGTCATGGGCCTGGCGCTGATGTCGCTCTGCATCTGGGCCTACGTCAAGTATTCTGGAGAGTTCCGCGAGGTGGGGACGATGATAGACCTGGTGGCTGAGACGCTGTGGGAACAGGTGAGTGAAGGTTGTTTTTGCTTGACATGGCGTCATGCGTGTTTTGGAAGCATTGTTTTAGCCCAGTCAGGACCCATGTGACCTGCACATGTGTCCTCCCCTCCCCACCCGGCCTGCCATCTTCActtcctgcctttttttttcttccacttcTTGCCACCAGTACAGTGTTTTTGTGGTACTCAATttatttttccttcttttcCTTCGTCCtcttgactttttcttttttttttttttttaaaatacatcatGCTTCCTGAGACCTCTGGATCTTTCCTCCTCTCGCCGTTCTACCTTAACACTCCTCTCCCTTCCCCTCCGCTGTGCTTCTCAGGTTTTTTCCAAACTTTGCGAGCGTGTCACGAGGGGCGTGCCGTGGCCCGCCGCCCTGCTGGCGGGAGCGACGCCGGGCCTGTCGGCTCTGTCCCCCCCCAACAACAACCGCTACTACCATCACCACCACAAGAAGAGCCGCTAGACCACCTTGTCTTGTGTTTGTTCACGTTCAGGCCGGAGGTCGTTGGGATTCTGTCTTTGTACCGTCAGCAGGCCACGCCCCATCGCAGAATCTCACGGTTCCTATTCGTCTTATTCTCAGCAGTGTGGGGAGGATGTGTGCCTTTTCCTGTTAGATTCACTTTGTCTGTGCTGCGCATGCTCCAACACaactgcctgtttttttttctccccaatcTCAGGCCAAgtccacacatactgtactataatttaaaaacacattttcaccacTGTAGCTAAAACTGTATACACGTCTATCAATTCTGTGCCAAAGCAATAGTTGGCACTCTGACCCATAACAGCAATAAGGTTGAAGTacaattgttttaattttatatatatatatataattaaaactatatattaaaatatatatatatatatatatatatatatatacaggcaAATGTTTTTGTAAGAGGGAAAATTTGAGAAATATAGTAAgcaaacaaaatatattttaaaaatacagtatgtatgtagatatttaaaacaaatggaGCACATAGGTAGAGTAATAAAAACTCTTTACATTGTAGGTAAAATACcgaatgtaaatatatatatatttttaagtaaatgtttttttgaaattctgactgtaaaaatatatttaaaaattcgGTATGCaggtaagtgtaaaaaatacagtatataatttaaGTTTTGTACAATCCAGTATGCCTGCAAATGCCGTCtgtagatgtaaaaaaaatatatatatatttaaccgTATGTgggtaaatatttgttttaaaaaaagtataatttttaattatttttttttttacagtatgtatatgttaACAATGTAGTGAGACGTGGCCTGGGAGTGTCTCACTATTTGGCACGAAGTGTTCCTCACTAGCGGGCCTGTGTGCTGTGTGTTGTGCTGCAGGTTCTCAAGCCACTCAGTGAACATTATATGGAAGACAACGTGCGACAGACGGTGGTCAACTCTCTCAAAGCCAGCCTGACAGAACCCAGCTCGCAGCAGCACGCCAAGTTAAAGACGCACTGACGCACTTCCTTTATCCTCACTCTCCTCCCTGCCTGCTTGTTCAACGTGTGAAAAGTAGTTCAACAACACCAAAGCTGACCTCCCTCCTCATCATTCTCCTGCTTCTCCTTGCTGTGGCCTTTCGCCAAAACACAACCGTCCTCTCTGGCCATCACATCTTGGCACTTCAGGTTTAGGATGCCACTTCTCTCAACAATGGATGCAAACGTGCTGCCTTCAAGTTCTTTTTCAGCTGGTTCTTTGTTTGAAAGCACAACTTATCCTTTAGCAGAGTCGGGAAACCAGAATGTGAATTGTTTTGACAATGTTATTAAGAATCACTAATGAAAGCAGACGCTGCGTTTGTATGTAGAGTATAGTCAAACTGGTCGCCCAGCTCAATAGAATTGTATCAAGCCTCCATTTAGTTTTTTAGAGCTGACCACATTTTTAGCAGTGTGCTAAGATAAGCTAAGAGTCCAACTCTGCTGCCTTTAACGTCGCCCTTATCTTTAGTGCTATAGTACAGTTAAATTCATCATAGAAACGCCTACTGTTGcaaaagtaatttaaaaaagtagttGTAGCAGGATGTTAGATTACGGGCTAAACAAAATTAGCTTAGTTTGAAGgctaacatttttttcaaaatgcgtcgTTATGTCCAAAGTCTAGTCCAAGCGCCGTTTCTCACTTCATAAAATGATTTACAGTCATTAACGTGTGTTAAATTAAATAGTGCTTAAATGCAAGCTGTGGAGTAATTTGTTAAAATCGGCGGTCTTTTAGTGCTGCCTCATGCCAGGGGTAGCTACTTCCAGCAATTAAAGTTAATTTGCTGCAGTCCCGTTCAAGAAAAGGCTACCTTTTTCCACTTTGCACCCTTCTTTCTCTCCCACCCCCCGCCGGAAAAAACGGTTTATCGCTAAAGTGTCAAACTTGCGTCAGCGAGACGACGTGAAGATTATTTTCGCCCTTTAATCGTCGCACTTGTTTGATTCTCAGGAGCTAATAGACGAACGTCAGTCACGTTTGTTCGATATGTGATCACGTCGTTACTCACCTCAAGCGCCAGTCTTTGATGTTTATTTCCCCTTCTCTGTGATGCATGTTGAATTGTTAGATATTTAAATAAActttgtatacattttatagCCAATCAGGGTGGCGGCGACTTTTTTGTTTGGGGTCAGTTTAACAGTGCTGCTGTAGCCgagttgttttggggttttttgtttgtttttttgacctGTTAGACTCGTCCTGTTTGGGGGGACAATAGGAAATTAGCAAAAAGTGATTGGGTTGATTTGAGTGGAATGGAGGTGTGTGATGCCTGTCcacctttttaaaaacccatttgtggtataatttatttttgaaaaaagtgtttaccttaagaataaaatcatacaaCTCACCTGCCTTACCCTTTTGGTTCTGTATCACAGCGCGCTccagtaccggtccgtgggcggggccggCCGGCCCGggggaagctttcaggtgcaatgattaagTACTTAAGATATTTTGTGGAAACTGTtcatgggtcaaaaaaggttgcgCACCGTTGCAGTATAACATTAAATGAGACAAAACTGGCTGAAAAGTTGACATCGACCTGCGTGTTACAAGTGACCAGTAGGGGGAGATATTTTTCTAAAAGCTCACAATACTATAATGTAGAATAACATGAATGTTACCACAAGTGAGCACCAGGGGGAgacattttattaaattattagcTCACAATGCTGTACAGTAATGTAAAATAACATGATGCATGTATACTGTTATTACTGTTATGGTAATAGTTTGAACATACatgcaagttacattggaatacatcacatcctacacttcacagttctacatttccaaaaaggagtagaaagaagcaaagcttatttgatCCTACCCACCGTTCGTTTCGCATcaactgcaatacatttgttcacccgtattccaaatgtactctttgcaagttaaaatacataggaaaatgataaggtaatacagtgttccctcgtttatcacaggggacaggttcccaaaataagtgaaatccgcgaaatCACTAAGTTgattttgacttaaattctgaagcgcgATTCAGCACATAAGTCTGattaataatggaagctctctgtagcagcatgagttggcatgtaaaccaaggagtctagagttaaaacaggagtgccgatcggcatTCACGTCCGTGTtaggtttggccgccatgatggggagcagaatccagaaactatgcattaaaaatatgtcctcggcacactgctcagctattaactgttctaatagacggtccaaaagcagtggcagagctacggCCCGGCCACTGGTGGccgtggacacccctggtcactctccggccacccctcTGGCCATGTTACTCtaatgtgagtaatggtctcaccttggctacccaaatgaaacatttctggctccgccactgagtAGAGACAAGTGGAGTAGCCGAGCGACTCAACCATATATTAGCCTCACGGTCCACTACATGACCAGCCACTGGACTTTGAAGTCGTCCGGTCTCCGGAGGAACACACAGGTGAAAACATTGCAAGTGAGTTGAAGGAGTTTCTCCAGGAATGGGACTTCGATGGGAACTACTGACGATGGAGCTAATGTTCTGAAAGCAGCTGCCCTGAACAACTGGAATAGACGGGCTTGCTTTGGACACTCACTACACAGTGCCACAGGCAAGCTGACTTTTAATTCAATTATTCTGAAATTATATGGGtcaaggtttgtagcttttcatACAAGACTCCGCTGAATTTAATGATATTGTCAAAtcgtgatacatcccaaaaatattgtgatacatgctgaggtccatatcgcccagccctagtgtCTAGTCTTCACTGATGGCACTTGTCTCCCATGAAAGCATGCTTGCTTACTAACGTGGACATGTCGTGTTGGTGGTGGAGGACATGTTTTAGATGATGGCCCTGAACAGAAAAGAGATGGCAGCTCCAAGTGCCAAGCCCAGCGACATAAAGAAGGCCATGATGGCGCCCGCCGTCTCCGCCTCATGCTGAGATACTTTCCTGTACACAAACACGTCCCAGtgacaaaaacaactttaaaaaggTCCAAGATTGTATATAATGAACACTTTAAAACCATGGCTGATCAGGTACTagaactattattattattttattattattaatagaaaAGGGGCATGATAAagtactattttgactttgtccACCATCTCGCCCTCTAGTGTCGACTGAGTGTTACTGCTATCCTTACGTGGGTCCATAGCACATGCAGAGGGAAGCCAGGTATCCGTTGGAGAAAGAGAAGAGGATCATGAAGACCATGTACCAGGCGTCGTGAGCAAACAGCACGGGGAGGTAGTGGCGGGGCTGCACGTTACAAAGCATGAAGAGCGGCACAAAGACCACCCGCAGAGCCACCAGGACGGGAAGCCACTTACTGTCCTTGCCGGGCTGAAGCATGGACGGACACACAAGTCACTACCGAATAAAAGATCCAGTGGGATTAATCCCTTTGATCTGCAGGACATTAGAACTTCATTTTGGGAAACCATCTGACGGaatgtgattattattagttgtgtgtgtgtgtgtgtgtgtgtgtgtgtgtgtgtgtgtgtgtgtgtgtgtggggtgttTGAGTCCCAAGTTGTTCCATAGGAAGTAATGGACTGGAGCCATCACACAAACCTTTATTAATTCTACAGGTGATGTTTTAAGTCATATTCCTACACTCCTGAATGccctacaagtgtaaaaaataaaccaCTGTACGCACCCTTCAACGACAGGAAAAGGCCCACTTTCCCCTTTTCTAGGTATTAATCTAATCCGGGTTCAAACTGGAGAGAGAGCCagagaggatggatggatggagggagggaTGGACTCAAACTGCGCCGCCTTTAACggctaaaaagtgtttgcagaGCATTACTTTCATCTTTTAAAGGGTAtttatctgttccagggtcaaactgtggccataaCACACCATTTATTACctctacaggcaatgttttaagttacATGGGAAGACTCCTTACTGTCCTACAAGTGTAAAGATAAGTTGGCCACAgtataatacaagtaaataaaacaaactatTGTAAATACACGTCAACTGGTGGTGGCTTTTATATGTATTGCACAAACTGCTGTTTATTTTAGCTAGACTTTGCTAGCTAAAATTGATATATGTCCAGCCAGACCCTTTCCTGTGTGGCATTGTCgagttctatggttatcgtcacaCTTTGTCATCACTGGTACCTTCTACGGTGGCCTCACAACACAAACAggaaaaaactaagaaaaagcaaaacagactTTTGGCGTCTGAGGCGTGCTGTTccagaaagtgtgtgtgtgtgtgtgtgttcagtacTGACCCGCATACAAAAGGCCGTCAGACTCCTGCCAGCCCAGTCCATCAAGTTAAAGAGCAGGAAACAAGACACGGGGATGAAGTACGTGTCTGCAACCGGGGAAAACACACAC containing:
- the LOC129194354 gene encoding atlastin-2-like isoform X2 — protein: MSGSSCSYGSRVEDVPIVRHSRKPLARPGDLDDDLLPGEMNSNWGTGMSLTPSPDEGIQDLQVEDDEEEEKAQPVQILLADEEEHSFELDAAALERILLQDHVKDLNVVVVSVAGAFRKGKSFLLDFMLRYMHNQQSEEWMGGDDEPLTGFTWRGGCERETTGIQVWSEVFVVDRPDGSKVAVLLVDTQGAFDSQSTIKDCATVFALSTMTSSMQVYNLSQNIQEDDLQHLQLFTEYGRLAMEEIYLKPFQSLMFLIRDWSFPYEHSYGLEGGDAFLEKRLQVKQHQHEELQNVRKHIHSCFSNIGCFLLPHPGLKVSTNPYFDGRLRDIDGDFKDQLSQLVPLLLAPERLVEKEIGGNKVTCRDLVEYFKAYIKIYQGEELPHPKSMLQATAEANNLTAVAGAKDMYSKNMEQVCGGDKPYIAPADLERCHEEFREHSVRYFRSVKKMGGEEFCQRYQSQLEAELDEAFGNFCKHNDGKNIFYAARTPATLFAVMFVAYMVSGVTGFIGLSTLAALANLVMGLALMSLCIWAYVKYSGEFREVGTMIDLVAETLWEQVFSKLCERVTRGVPWPAALLAGATPGLSALSPPNNNRYYHHHHKKSR
- the LOC129194354 gene encoding atlastin-2-like isoform X1 — its product is MADVSGLRSRNHFEPNCKSRGAKKGSRVEDVPIVRHSRKPLARPGDLDDDLLPGEMNSNWGTGMSLTPSPDEGIQDLQVEDDEEEEKAQPVQILLADEEEHSFELDAAALERILLQDHVKDLNVVVVSVAGAFRKGKSFLLDFMLRYMHNQQSEEWMGGDDEPLTGFTWRGGCERETTGIQVWSEVFVVDRPDGSKVAVLLVDTQGAFDSQSTIKDCATVFALSTMTSSMQVYNLSQNIQEDDLQHLQLFTEYGRLAMEEIYLKPFQSLMFLIRDWSFPYEHSYGLEGGDAFLEKRLQVKQHQHEELQNVRKHIHSCFSNIGCFLLPHPGLKVSTNPYFDGRLRDIDGDFKDQLSQLVPLLLAPERLVEKEIGGNKVTCRDLVEYFKAYIKIYQGEELPHPKSMLQATAEANNLTAVAGAKDMYSKNMEQVCGGDKPYIAPADLERCHEEFREHSVRYFRSVKKMGGEEFCQRYQSQLEAELDEAFGNFCKHNDGKNIFYAARTPATLFAVMFVAYMVSGVTGFIGLSTLAALANLVMGLALMSLCIWAYVKYSGEFREVGTMIDLVAETLWEQVLKPLSEHYMEDNVRQTVVNSLKASLTEPSSQQHAKLKTH